The following coding sequences lie in one Vulgatibacter sp. genomic window:
- a CDS encoding HEAT repeat domain-containing protein, giving the protein MLVLTIVVLEAAAMATLAAAFVLNATGRVPYEDLLLAAGAALSAIGGSVVVLTGYIIAFHVFATAREQRRQERVRGWSVWWRGLLQYTRRDVAGELPREAFDAFLDLREVLSSEENERLAVLADRYGIAEQLAGRLATKKQTRRLDALQDLARARLAPALPAIVAQLRDPEPLVRRHALRAAARTLARIPAAVRAAGVEAFVRALREVDLPPSLLAESMLLLEEAAAEVVAPILADPASHQPALQAALVAAGRRELRGLAEAVLPFVDHPEPEVRAAALRALAGMGRLPAGGEAAVVARVDDERPFVRVHAARAAALLPIESAGEVLWRRLGDSSWWVRLAAAESLGALGAAGRSDLERAALDHPDRFARDMAQQALADLRWKAA; this is encoded by the coding sequence GTGCTCGTGCTCACCATCGTCGTCCTCGAGGCGGCAGCGATGGCGACGCTCGCGGCGGCGTTCGTGCTCAACGCGACCGGCCGCGTGCCCTACGAGGACCTGCTCCTCGCTGCGGGCGCTGCGCTGTCGGCGATCGGCGGCTCGGTCGTCGTGCTCACCGGCTACATCATCGCCTTCCACGTCTTCGCCACGGCCCGCGAGCAGCGCCGGCAGGAGCGGGTGCGCGGTTGGTCGGTTTGGTGGCGGGGGCTGTTGCAGTACACCCGCCGCGACGTGGCGGGGGAGCTGCCGCGGGAGGCATTCGACGCCTTCCTCGATCTGCGCGAGGTGCTCTCGTCCGAGGAGAACGAGCGGCTGGCAGTCCTCGCCGATCGCTATGGGATCGCCGAGCAGCTCGCGGGCCGGCTCGCCACGAAGAAGCAGACCAGGCGCCTCGACGCGCTGCAGGATCTCGCCAGGGCGCGCCTCGCGCCGGCGCTCCCTGCGATCGTCGCCCAGCTCCGCGATCCCGAGCCGCTGGTGCGGCGCCACGCGCTCCGTGCCGCTGCCCGAACCCTCGCCCGGATCCCCGCTGCGGTCCGCGCGGCAGGGGTCGAGGCCTTCGTCCGTGCCCTGCGGGAGGTGGATCTGCCGCCCTCCCTCCTCGCCGAGTCGATGCTCCTGCTCGAGGAGGCCGCAGCCGAGGTGGTCGCGCCGATCCTCGCCGATCCCGCGTCCCACCAGCCCGCGCTCCAGGCCGCGCTCGTCGCCGCAGGCCGCCGCGAGCTCCGCGGGCTCGCCGAAGCGGTGCTTCCCTTCGTCGATCATCCGGAGCCCGAGGTCCGTGCGGCTGCCCTGCGCGCGCTCGCCGGGATGGGACGGCTTCCCGCAGGTGGCGAAGCCGCCGTGGTCGCGCGGGTCGACGACGAGCGGCCCTTCGTCCGCGTCCACGCGGCGCGGGCCGCAGCGCTGCTTCCGATCGAGTCCGCCGGCGAGGTGCTCTGGAGGCGCCTCGGCGATTCCTCCTGGTGGGTCCGCCTCGCTGCAGCGGAGTCCCTCGGCGCCCTCGGCGCTGCGGGCCGCAGCGATCTCGAGCGCGCCGCCCTCGACCACCCCGACCGCTTCGCCCGCGACATGGCGCAGCAGGCCCTCGCCGACCTGCGCTGGAAGGCGGCGTAG
- a CDS encoding glycosyltransferase family 2 protein, with translation MNELLAAFSDPALRSRLVDDVLTLLQASVLCYFAAMSTISMVVGYLGLRTMRTTARLGSAAPLADLLAYDAHKPVSILVPAYNEAGSIVESVRSFLRLRFPEFEVIVVSDGSTDDTIERLTEAFALVEQQQIYPERIRTSPVRRVLRSLRHPNLVVVEKENGGKGDALNAALNLSRFPLICTVDADSLLEAEALLRASRHFLDDETVIAVGGSIRPLNGATVHAGQVTGLHLPQRWIERFQIVEYARSFFTGRVGWGSVNALPIISGAFGMFRRDRVLTVGGYRTETVGEDLELVLRLHRHHREQRIPYRIVSLPEPMCWTEVPSDWASLRRQRNRWQRGLWEALWIHRGMFLNPRYGRLGTLSLPFLWLFEAISPFVEMVGYVLLPVALVLGALEGEFALLFLSLAMAYGALLSMMAVGVEMLLLHRYPTLRERVVLLVASLVEVIGYRQVLVLERFLANFQVWSKRGTWGKARRLGIRSVEPAAAGAGAGPAAAAERERARRSA, from the coding sequence ATGAACGAGCTCCTCGCCGCCTTCTCCGATCCCGCGCTGCGATCTCGCCTCGTCGACGACGTGCTCACCCTGCTGCAGGCCTCGGTCCTCTGCTACTTCGCGGCGATGTCCACCATCTCGATGGTGGTGGGCTACCTCGGTCTGCGGACGATGCGCACCACCGCGCGCCTCGGCTCGGCGGCGCCGCTGGCGGATCTGCTCGCCTACGACGCCCACAAGCCGGTCTCCATCCTCGTGCCCGCGTACAACGAGGCGGGCTCGATCGTGGAGAGCGTGCGCTCCTTCCTGCGGCTGCGCTTCCCCGAATTCGAGGTGATCGTCGTCTCCGACGGATCCACCGACGACACGATCGAGCGGCTCACCGAGGCCTTCGCCCTGGTGGAGCAGCAGCAGATCTATCCGGAGCGGATCCGCACCAGTCCCGTGCGCCGGGTGCTGCGCTCGCTGCGCCACCCGAACCTCGTCGTGGTCGAGAAGGAGAACGGCGGCAAGGGCGACGCGCTCAACGCCGCCCTCAACCTCTCCCGCTTTCCGCTGATCTGCACCGTCGACGCGGACTCGCTCCTCGAGGCCGAGGCGCTCCTCCGGGCCTCCCGCCACTTCCTCGACGACGAGACCGTGATCGCGGTGGGCGGCTCGATCCGCCCCTTGAACGGCGCCACCGTTCACGCCGGGCAGGTCACCGGCCTCCACCTGCCGCAGCGCTGGATCGAGCGCTTCCAGATCGTCGAGTACGCCCGCTCCTTCTTCACCGGCCGGGTGGGGTGGGGCAGCGTCAACGCGCTGCCGATCATCTCCGGCGCCTTCGGCATGTTCCGGCGGGACCGCGTCCTCACCGTCGGCGGCTACCGGACCGAGACCGTCGGCGAGGACCTCGAGCTGGTGCTGCGCCTGCACCGCCACCACCGCGAGCAGCGGATCCCCTACCGGATCGTCTCGCTGCCCGAGCCGATGTGCTGGACCGAGGTGCCGTCGGATTGGGCGAGCCTGCGGCGGCAGCGAAACCGCTGGCAGCGCGGCCTCTGGGAGGCGCTCTGGATCCACCGCGGGATGTTCCTCAACCCGCGCTACGGCAGGCTCGGGACACTCTCGCTCCCCTTCCTCTGGCTCTTCGAGGCGATCTCGCCCTTCGTCGAGATGGTGGGCTACGTGCTCCTGCCGGTGGCCCTCGTCCTCGGCGCCCTCGAGGGGGAGTTCGCGCTCCTCTTTCTCAGCCTGGCGATGGCCTATGGCGCGCTCCTCTCGATGATGGCGGTCGGGGTCGAGATGCTCCTCCTCCACCGCTATCCCACGCTGCGCGAGCGGGTGGTGCTCCTCGTCGCCTCCCTGGTCGAGGTGATCGGCTACCGGCAGGTGCTGGTGCTCGAGCGCTTCCTCGCCAACTTCCAGGTGTGGAGCAAGCGCGGCACGTGGGGCAAGGCGCGGCGCCTCGGGATCCGGAGTGTCGAGCCGGCCGCGGCAGGCGCCGGGGCGGGTCCCGCGGCAGCAGCAGAGCGCGAGCGCGCCCGCCGCTCCGCCTGA
- a CDS encoding choice-of-anchor D domain-containing protein, with product MQRRLVLPLLLSALAAISAACGAENEEPPAGTARLVCAGCTGDVVDFGAVAVGEAAELTISLANRGDAVATLVEQEREALPAAFEHSLLCQGACDPRVIEPGDAIRVTVRFRPDAMGASEGVLDLAPLGPTLRLRGTGVGGEIRCDASLDFGKRVVGSTRTETVTCTNEGGVPRRLRAGPFAGDHKASFALGGTGDVLVEAGASASFDVTFVASGEGERVAFLRFLVEGELVATTSLRGEVVPEALVFPSLTDGCTDLGFFPLGSSRTLEIPVENASDDPVSIHSAAVGDTNFEIVSFPATVAPGATETLELSFTPAAAGTVETTLEIAASDRTRASRALCLRAHGGGPELHCESERLEFGTSAVGFPREVRLRCSHGGVDVPGTTDDMLRLAAIEVAAPFTAHVVGGISDEGYAPGERFEVAVGYAPEAAGTDASLLRIGSNDVRGTEVEVALEAEAEAVAGCALEVASTLDFGQVWRERLGLPLALRNGGTGTCFVGDLRLPEGSPFSAAPRIGTQRIEAGATYGMMVEFDAASVRGAAAADLDFFVSEAGASRRSVALRGNAGKACLVARPGALDFGVVRPGCRVQEREIRLLNNCATDVQLTAIEVEGAFAFADPQGLPTSIAAGTVARVAVVPSPDRGDERDLAGLVRVAVDAMAEQVVVPLVAVGATDGRETERHVVGHGPIDMLLVIDNSTGSDTPFWLHAETFLAEAGTRPFQIGVTTTGLLPSGSSCPGGVNGGEDGRLFPVIGTTPRIITPVLPLAQQLEALETNASVGICHGSELGLEAMRRALSAPVIDSHDDPRHPEPNDGNLGFLREEAELAVFIHSDEEDQSPLGVGAYVDFLQGLKDDPARVRIHTVSGGTDGCRGTGAYGQASPRYVAASDGTGGIAHSICDQAPTPEFNTAIAGGMVGPRRCYALGDLPEDTNADGSLAGEIEVRVNGTAVPTGASSWSYQPGRNEICFEAAALPDRGSELELSYRSACL from the coding sequence ATGCAGCGCCGCCTTGTCCTTCCCCTGCTTCTCTCCGCCCTGGCCGCCATCTCTGCAGCCTGCGGTGCCGAAAACGAGGAGCCCCCCGCCGGAACGGCCCGCCTGGTCTGCGCCGGCTGCACGGGCGACGTCGTCGATTTCGGGGCGGTGGCGGTCGGAGAGGCGGCGGAGTTGACGATCTCGCTGGCGAACCGCGGCGACGCAGTCGCGACCCTGGTGGAGCAGGAGCGCGAGGCACTACCTGCTGCCTTCGAACATTCGCTCCTCTGCCAGGGCGCCTGCGATCCGCGGGTGATCGAGCCGGGGGATGCGATCCGCGTCACCGTGCGCTTCCGGCCCGACGCCATGGGAGCGAGCGAGGGCGTCCTCGATCTGGCGCCGCTCGGCCCGACGTTGCGGCTCCGCGGCACCGGCGTCGGCGGCGAGATCCGCTGCGACGCGAGCCTCGACTTCGGGAAGCGGGTGGTAGGCAGCACCCGCACCGAGACCGTCACCTGCACCAACGAGGGCGGTGTCCCCAGGCGGCTCCGGGCCGGGCCCTTCGCCGGGGACCACAAGGCGTCTTTCGCTCTCGGCGGCACGGGAGATGTGCTCGTCGAAGCCGGCGCGAGCGCCTCCTTCGACGTGACCTTCGTGGCCAGCGGAGAAGGGGAGCGCGTCGCCTTCCTCCGCTTCCTGGTGGAGGGAGAGCTCGTGGCGACTACCAGCCTGCGCGGCGAGGTCGTACCGGAGGCGCTGGTCTTCCCCTCGCTCACCGACGGCTGCACCGACCTGGGCTTCTTCCCGCTGGGCTCCTCCCGCACCCTCGAGATCCCCGTCGAGAATGCCTCGGACGACCCGGTGTCGATCCACTCCGCTGCGGTGGGGGACACGAACTTCGAGATCGTCTCGTTTCCCGCAACCGTCGCCCCCGGCGCCACGGAGACGCTCGAACTCTCCTTCACCCCGGCGGCAGCGGGGACGGTGGAGACCACCCTGGAGATCGCCGCGAGCGACAGGACCCGCGCGAGCCGCGCGCTCTGCCTGCGCGCCCATGGCGGCGGACCGGAGCTCCATTGCGAGAGCGAGCGCCTCGAATTCGGCACCTCCGCCGTCGGCTTCCCCCGCGAGGTGCGGCTCCGCTGCTCGCACGGCGGTGTCGACGTTCCCGGTACCACGGACGATATGTTGCGCCTCGCCGCGATCGAGGTGGCGGCGCCGTTCACCGCCCACGTCGTCGGTGGCATTTCGGACGAGGGCTACGCCCCCGGCGAGCGCTTCGAGGTGGCGGTGGGCTACGCGCCGGAGGCAGCAGGCACCGACGCGAGCTTGCTCCGCATCGGGAGCAACGACGTGCGCGGCACCGAGGTCGAGGTGGCGCTCGAGGCCGAGGCGGAGGCGGTGGCGGGCTGCGCGCTCGAGGTCGCGTCGACCCTCGACTTCGGCCAGGTCTGGCGCGAGCGGCTGGGCCTGCCCCTCGCCTTGCGCAACGGCGGCACCGGGACCTGCTTCGTCGGCGATCTCCGGCTGCCCGAAGGCAGCCCCTTCTCCGCAGCACCGCGGATCGGCACGCAGCGGATTGAGGCGGGCGCGACCTACGGGATGATGGTGGAGTTCGACGCCGCCTCGGTCCGCGGTGCCGCTGCCGCCGACCTCGACTTCTTCGTCTCCGAGGCGGGGGCGTCGCGGCGCAGCGTGGCGCTGCGGGGCAACGCCGGCAAGGCCTGCCTCGTCGCGCGGCCCGGCGCCCTCGACTTCGGCGTGGTGCGCCCCGGCTGTCGCGTGCAGGAGCGGGAGATCCGCCTGCTCAACAACTGCGCCACCGACGTGCAGCTCACCGCCATCGAGGTGGAGGGCGCCTTCGCCTTCGCCGATCCGCAGGGCCTGCCCACCTCGATCGCCGCGGGCACGGTGGCCCGGGTGGCGGTGGTGCCGTCGCCCGATCGCGGCGACGAGCGCGATCTCGCCGGCCTGGTGCGCGTCGCGGTGGACGCGATGGCGGAGCAGGTGGTGGTGCCCCTGGTGGCGGTCGGGGCGACGGACGGGCGCGAGACCGAGCGCCACGTCGTGGGTCACGGCCCCATCGACATGCTCCTCGTCATCGACAACTCGACCGGCTCCGACACGCCGTTCTGGCTCCACGCCGAGACCTTCCTCGCCGAGGCCGGCACGCGCCCCTTCCAGATCGGCGTGACCACCACCGGCCTCCTGCCGTCCGGCAGCAGCTGCCCAGGCGGTGTCAACGGAGGGGAGGACGGCAGGCTCTTCCCGGTCATCGGCACCACGCCGCGGATCATCACCCCGGTGCTTCCCCTGGCGCAGCAGCTCGAGGCCCTGGAGACCAACGCGAGCGTCGGCATCTGCCACGGCAGCGAGCTCGGCCTCGAGGCGATGCGGCGCGCCCTCTCCGCACCGGTGATCGACAGCCACGACGATCCCCGGCATCCCGAGCCCAACGACGGCAACCTCGGCTTCCTCCGCGAGGAGGCGGAGCTCGCCGTCTTCATCCACTCGGACGAGGAGGACCAGTCGCCCCTCGGCGTCGGGGCCTACGTCGACTTCCTCCAGGGGCTCAAGGACGACCCGGCCCGGGTGCGCATCCACACCGTCTCCGGCGGCACCGACGGTTGCAGGGGTACCGGTGCCTACGGCCAGGCCTCCCCGCGCTACGTCGCCGCGTCGGATGGGACCGGCGGCATCGCCCACTCGATCTGCGACCAGGCGCCGACGCCCGAATTCAACACCGCCATCGCCGGCGGCATGGTGGGCCCGCGGCGCTGCTACGCCCTCGGAGACCTCCCCGAGGACACCAACGCCGACGGCAGCCTCGCCGGCGAGATCGAGGTGCGCGTCAACGGCACCGCCGTTCCCACCGGCGCGAGCTCGTGGTCCTACCAGCCGGGTCGCAACGAGATCTGCTTCGAGGCTGCTGCGCTTCCCGATCGTGGCAGCGAGCTCGAGCTCAGCTACCGCTCCGCATGTCTCTGA